The Cellulomonas wangleii genome includes a region encoding these proteins:
- a CDS encoding type II toxin-antitoxin system PemK/MazF family toxin, with protein MTDGRRPSALRRVVRRLLHPSPRGTGPVRPAYAPSADGRPDPGEVVWTWVPYEDDPRRGKDRPVLVLAVEDATVVALMLTSKDHDRDAADEARHGRVWLDVGSGAWDPRGRPSEVRLDRVLRLPADEVRREGAALDRRRYDEVVGAAARLHGW; from the coding sequence GTGACCGACGGCCGCCGACCCTCCGCCCTGCGGCGCGTCGTGCGCCGGCTCCTGCACCCCTCGCCCCGCGGCACCGGGCCCGTCCGTCCCGCGTACGCGCCGAGCGCCGACGGCCGGCCGGACCCGGGCGAGGTCGTGTGGACCTGGGTGCCCTACGAGGACGACCCACGGCGGGGCAAGGACCGCCCGGTGCTCGTGCTGGCGGTGGAGGACGCCACCGTCGTCGCCCTCATGCTCACCAGCAAGGACCATGACCGGGACGCCGCGGACGAGGCGCGGCACGGACGCGTCTGGCTCGACGTGGGCAGCGGCGCGTGGGACCCGCGGGGTCGACCGAGCGAGGTACGGCTCGACCGGGTGCTGCGGCTCCCCGCGGACGAGGTCCGGCGCGAGGGCGCCGCACTGGACCGCCGCCGGTACGACGAGGTCGTCGGTGCGGCTGCCCGGCTGCACGGCTGGTAA
- the rpsT gene encoding 30S ribosomal protein S20, translated as MANIKSQIKRIRTNEKARLRNKSVKSELKTYVRRVREAVAGGDKDAANAALAVAARKLDKAVSKGVIHANQAANRKSALSKAVNGL; from the coding sequence GTGGCGAACATCAAGTCCCAGATCAAGCGCATCCGCACGAACGAGAAGGCCCGGCTGCGGAACAAGTCCGTCAAGTCCGAGCTCAAGACGTACGTGCGTCGCGTCCGCGAGGCCGTCGCCGGTGGCGACAAGGACGCGGCGAACGCTGCGCTCGCCGTCGCGGCGCGCAAGCTCGACAAGGCGGTGTCCAAGGGCGTGATCCACGCCAACCAGGCCGCCAACCGCAAGTCGGCGCTCTCGAAGGCCGTCAACGGCCTCTGA
- a CDS encoding helix-turn-helix domain-containing protein: MTTIGDRVREARLASGLSQTALAGNAFSPSYISLIEAGHREPTDTALGVLAERLGTTLEFLKHGEDGPNEARTRLEVDYARLDLASGDAAGAARRIDALDLTVVTPVLRVEALTTLACAHEVLGDLETAITLLEPLLAETRERPDHLRAASLTTALVGCYLEAGDLHRAVEVGEGTLAELDAADLLGTDEHLRLASTVLWAYVERGDLLYATHRAAELVRLAESLGTPRGRGSVYWNAALVAEQRRDYELAQRYTERALALLSEGEPDRDLPRLRVNYAWLLLRSEPADPRAALEQIDRAEPGVSAVGSALDIARLQVERSRAHLLLGDEDAAEADVRRALDGLGDSPRLESATAHVALGDVLDARGDHEGATASFKWAADLLGMMAATRYSAGVWRDLGDRYLRRGDVDAAARAFDRALREAGFHPSVPTGAPRETWALGG; encoded by the coding sequence ATGACGACGATCGGTGACCGCGTGCGTGAGGCGCGGCTGGCCTCCGGGCTCTCCCAGACGGCGCTGGCGGGCAACGCGTTCTCGCCCAGCTACATCTCCCTCATCGAGGCGGGGCACCGCGAACCGACGGACACCGCGCTCGGCGTGCTGGCGGAACGTCTCGGTACGACGCTCGAGTTCCTCAAGCACGGTGAGGACGGCCCGAACGAGGCGCGGACCCGGCTCGAGGTCGACTACGCGCGGCTCGACCTGGCCAGCGGCGACGCGGCCGGCGCCGCCCGGCGCATCGACGCGCTGGACCTCACCGTGGTCACGCCCGTGCTGCGCGTCGAGGCGCTCACCACGCTCGCCTGCGCCCACGAGGTGCTCGGCGACCTGGAGACGGCGATCACGCTGCTCGAGCCGTTGCTCGCCGAGACGCGGGAGCGTCCCGACCACCTGCGCGCCGCCTCGCTCACGACCGCCCTGGTCGGCTGCTACCTGGAGGCGGGCGACCTGCACCGGGCCGTCGAGGTGGGGGAGGGCACGCTCGCGGAGCTCGACGCGGCGGACCTGCTGGGGACCGACGAGCACCTGCGGCTCGCGTCGACCGTGCTGTGGGCGTACGTCGAGCGCGGCGACCTGCTGTACGCGACGCACCGCGCGGCGGAGCTCGTGCGGCTCGCGGAGTCGCTCGGCACGCCCCGCGGCCGGGGCAGCGTGTACTGGAACGCCGCTCTCGTGGCCGAGCAGCGCCGGGACTACGAGCTCGCGCAGCGGTACACGGAGCGGGCGCTGGCCCTGCTCTCGGAGGGGGAGCCGGACCGGGACCTGCCCCGCCTGCGGGTGAACTACGCCTGGCTCCTGCTGCGCTCCGAGCCGGCGGACCCGCGGGCCGCGCTCGAGCAGATCGACAGGGCGGAGCCGGGGGTGAGCGCGGTCGGCTCGGCGCTGGACATCGCGCGCCTGCAGGTCGAGCGGTCGCGGGCGCACCTGCTCCTGGGTGACGAGGACGCGGCCGAGGCCGACGTCCGGCGGGCGCTGGACGGACTGGGCGACTCGCCCCGGCTGGAGTCCGCCACGGCGCACGTCGCGCTGGGTGACGTGCTCGACGCCCGCGGTGACCACGAGGGGGCGACCGCGTCGTTCAAGTGGGCGGCCGACCTGCTGGGCATGATGGCGGCCACGCGGTACTCCGCCGGCGTCTGGCGTGACCTGGGCGACCGCTACCTGCGTCGCGGCGACGTCGACGCGGCGGCGCGGGCGTTCGACCGGGCCCTGCGCGAGGCGGGGTTCCACCCGTCCGTGCCGACGGGTGCGCCGCGCGAGACGTGGGCGCTGGGTGGCTGA
- a CDS encoding EAL domain-containing protein: MTSDDQDATLARLGAAVDAAIPRALRRAWEQHLAHDPVLVARQGIYSTHGRPFAYQLSYRAPGHHPDLARTWDRAAHEHATDHVLRATFGRADLEHVAHGRLLFVRCPRAHLLGELPVPARPDRLVIEVSTTAEVDAAALAGLRRLREQGFRIALPAFVDRPEQRRLLPHADFVKVDVRDLDVEGDPVVRVARSFGAMLVAEYVESPEVLRHARDLGFTLFQGNLIERAGVLDRAGARLVGH, translated from the coding sequence ATGACATCGGACGACCAGGACGCGACGCTCGCCCGGCTCGGCGCGGCGGTCGATGCGGCGATCCCCCGCGCCCTGCGGCGCGCCTGGGAGCAGCACCTGGCGCACGACCCGGTGCTCGTCGCCCGGCAGGGGATCTACTCGACGCACGGGCGGCCGTTCGCGTACCAGCTCTCCTACCGCGCGCCCGGCCACCACCCGGACCTCGCCCGCACGTGGGACCGGGCCGCCCACGAGCACGCCACGGACCACGTGCTGCGCGCCACGTTCGGGCGCGCCGACCTCGAGCACGTCGCGCACGGGCGCCTGCTGTTCGTCCGCTGCCCGCGCGCGCACCTGCTGGGTGAGCTCCCGGTCCCGGCACGCCCGGACCGCCTGGTCATCGAGGTCAGCACCACTGCCGAGGTCGACGCCGCGGCGCTGGCCGGCCTGCGTCGACTCCGTGAGCAGGGCTTCCGCATCGCGCTGCCGGCCTTCGTCGACCGCCCGGAGCAGCGGCGCCTGCTGCCGCACGCCGACTTCGTCAAGGTGGACGTGCGCGACCTGGACGTCGAGGGCGACCCGGTGGTCCGTGTCGCGCGCTCGTTCGGCGCGATGCTCGTCGCGGAGTACGTCGAGTCTCCCGAGGTCCTGCGCCATGCGCGCGACCTGGGGTTCACGCTCTTCCAGGGCAACCTGATCGAGCGGGCGGGCGTCCTCGACCGGGCGGGGGCCCGGCTCGTCGGGCACTGA
- the holA gene encoding DNA polymerase III subunit delta, with protein sequence MPWTQAAPAPVVLVAGPEALLADRACERIVAQVREADPEVEVTRVDAATYAQGELSVLTSPSLFAEAKVILVEGVERAGDALLLDAEAYLAAPAPDVVVVLRHGGGQRGKRLLDAAKRAQVPTVACDQVRTDADKTAFVTEELRRAGRRADGRGVRALVDAVGSDLRELAAACAQLVADTTGLIGEEAVQRYHGGRVEATGFQVADAAVAGDAGRAVALLRHAMATGLDPVPVVAAVAARLRTLAKVGAVRGRGAAAARELGMAPWQVDRAAQDLRRWTPEGLAVAISAVAQADAEVKGEGRDPRFAVERAVLRVAAAVDH encoded by the coding sequence GTGCCGTGGACGCAGGCGGCACCGGCCCCCGTGGTCCTGGTCGCCGGCCCCGAGGCGCTGCTGGCCGACCGGGCGTGCGAGCGCATCGTCGCGCAGGTCCGCGAGGCCGACCCGGAGGTCGAGGTGACCCGGGTCGACGCCGCGACGTACGCGCAGGGCGAGCTGAGCGTCCTGACCAGTCCCTCGCTCTTCGCGGAGGCCAAGGTCATCCTCGTCGAGGGCGTGGAGCGTGCGGGGGACGCGCTCCTGCTCGACGCCGAGGCGTACCTGGCGGCCCCGGCACCCGACGTCGTCGTCGTGCTCCGGCACGGCGGCGGCCAGCGGGGCAAGCGGCTGCTGGACGCGGCGAAGCGGGCGCAGGTCCCCACCGTCGCGTGCGACCAGGTCCGCACCGACGCGGACAAGACCGCGTTCGTCACCGAGGAGCTGCGGCGGGCAGGCCGACGCGCGGACGGTCGTGGCGTGCGGGCGCTGGTGGACGCTGTCGGCTCGGACCTGCGAGAGCTCGCCGCCGCGTGCGCGCAGCTCGTGGCGGACACGACCGGCCTGATCGGCGAGGAGGCCGTCCAGCGCTACCACGGCGGGCGTGTGGAGGCGACGGGCTTCCAGGTCGCCGACGCCGCCGTCGCCGGGGACGCGGGCCGGGCGGTCGCGCTGCTGCGGCACGCGATGGCGACCGGGCTCGATCCCGTCCCGGTCGTCGCGGCGGTCGCCGCGCGGCTGCGCACGCTGGCGAAGGTCGGGGCGGTGCGCGGGAGGGGCGCCGCTGCCGCACGAGAGCTGGGCATGGCGCCGTGGCAGGTGGACCGTGCGGCGCAGGACCTGCGGCGATGGACCCCCGAGGGTCTGGCCGTCGCCATCTCCGCCGTGGCGCAGGCCGACGCGGAGGTGAAGGGCGAGGGACGCGACCCGCGGTTCGCGGTGGAGCGCGCGGTGCTGCGGGTGGCGGCTGCTGTCGACCACTGA
- a CDS encoding ComEC/Rec2 family competence protein, protein MSTGAAGPVDLRMLPPAAAAWCAGAVVVHAPDAVARTTAVPGVVLGVAVVAALVGGGVRASRAHAADHGPATGRPRGALPALALAVVTAAVVLVAGAVGQQARAPHVLLGAAQDRTTVELTGRVSTAPRPVAGGGAQFTVTASAVRVEGTWYRVRAPVDVLAPTGAVLDAVVRVRGVPAAGGAGVRTAVTLRSSRAPVVSAPPRGVRAWAAGVRDGARAVAAPLPPDVRGLLPAVTVGDTGAVPADLEVAMRAAGLAHVMAVSGAHFAIVGAIVLAGAAAARAPRLVRLGLVASAGAALLLVVGPAPSVLRAAVMGAVGLVGLLAGRRAAGPAALGTAVVALLVADPWLAADVGFALSVAATAGLVVLGSPLVERWAPRCGRPVAALLAAPVAAQLGCLPVTLAVWPTFGPWAVLANVVVAPAVAPATVLGLLAAALARVWPWAADVAGAGAGAACWWIAAVARWAAGLPGAALPWWPGVGGAVCALLVAAAAFALTLRRASAR, encoded by the coding sequence GTGAGCACGGGAGCCGCGGGGCCGGTCGACCTGCGGATGCTCCCGCCCGCGGCCGCCGCGTGGTGCGCCGGAGCGGTGGTCGTGCACGCCCCCGACGCCGTCGCCCGGACCACCGCGGTGCCGGGCGTCGTGCTCGGGGTCGCGGTCGTGGCCGCGCTGGTGGGTGGGGGCGTCCGGGCGTCCCGGGCCCACGCCGCCGACCACGGGCCCGCGACCGGGCGACCGCGCGGTGCGCTGCCCGCGCTGGCGCTGGCGGTGGTGACGGCGGCCGTGGTCCTCGTGGCCGGCGCGGTCGGCCAGCAGGCCCGTGCGCCGCACGTCCTGCTGGGAGCCGCGCAGGACCGCACCACGGTCGAGCTGACGGGCCGGGTGTCCACCGCCCCCCGGCCGGTGGCCGGTGGGGGCGCGCAGTTCACCGTCACCGCGTCCGCCGTCCGGGTCGAGGGCACCTGGTACCGGGTGCGTGCACCCGTCGACGTCCTGGCACCGACGGGCGCGGTGCTCGACGCGGTCGTGCGCGTGCGGGGCGTCCCGGCGGCCGGGGGCGCCGGTGTCCGCACCGCCGTCACGCTGCGGTCCAGCCGGGCGCCGGTGGTCTCCGCACCGCCGCGGGGGGTCCGGGCGTGGGCGGCGGGCGTGCGCGACGGGGCCCGCGCCGTGGCCGCGCCCCTGCCCCCGGACGTGCGAGGGCTGCTGCCGGCGGTGACGGTCGGTGACACGGGTGCCGTCCCGGCCGACCTCGAGGTCGCGATGCGCGCGGCCGGGCTCGCGCACGTCATGGCGGTCTCCGGCGCCCACTTCGCGATCGTCGGTGCGATCGTGCTGGCGGGGGCGGCTGCGGCGCGGGCACCGCGGCTCGTGCGCCTGGGACTCGTGGCGTCCGCGGGTGCCGCACTGCTGCTCGTGGTCGGACCCGCGCCCAGCGTCCTGCGGGCGGCCGTGATGGGAGCGGTGGGTCTGGTGGGCCTGCTCGCCGGGCGCCGCGCCGCCGGGCCGGCTGCACTCGGCACGGCCGTCGTCGCGCTGCTCGTCGCCGACCCGTGGCTGGCGGCCGACGTCGGGTTCGCGCTGTCGGTCGCGGCGACCGCGGGCCTCGTGGTGCTCGGCTCGCCGCTCGTCGAGCGGTGGGCGCCGCGCTGCGGCCGACCGGTCGCCGCGCTGCTTGCCGCCCCCGTCGCCGCGCAGCTCGGGTGCCTGCCGGTGACGCTCGCGGTGTGGCCGACCTTCGGCCCGTGGGCGGTGCTCGCGAACGTCGTGGTGGCCCCGGCCGTCGCCCCCGCGACGGTGCTCGGCCTGCTCGCCGCCGCACTCGCCCGCGTCTGGCCGTGGGCCGCCGACGTCGCGGGCGCGGGGGCCGGGGCGGCCTGCTGGTGGATCGCCGCGGTCGCACGGTGGGCGGCCGGCCTGCCGGGCGCCGCCCTGCCGTGGTGGCCGGGCGTCGGCGGAGCGGTCTGCGCGCTCCTGGTCGCGGCGGCCGCATTCGCCCTGACCCTGCGGCGGGCGTCCGCCCGGTGA
- a CDS encoding ComEA family DNA-binding protein, translated as MRAALAAASPGPPPAAPRVRWAPGWRAAGAATLVLGLAAGGIVLRASAVPQGEPVRLPTPAVAGASAVQPDGEPGSGPGTASADGAGDDVVVHVVGAVVRPGVVRLARGARVGEAVDAVGGSVPGADLAGVNLARVLTDGEQLVVPVVGAPPLATGGGAAAAADGLVDVNTADAATLEDLPGVGPVLAERIVQHRTEHPFTTVDDLDDVTGIGPALLADLRPRVRV; from the coding sequence GTGCGCGCGGCGCTCGCCGCGGCATCACCCGGGCCGCCGCCCGCCGCGCCCCGGGTGCGGTGGGCGCCCGGCTGGCGGGCGGCGGGGGCGGCGACCCTGGTCCTGGGTCTGGCCGCGGGCGGCATCGTGCTGCGCGCGTCCGCGGTGCCCCAGGGGGAGCCCGTCCGGCTGCCGACCCCCGCGGTGGCGGGCGCCTCCGCCGTGCAGCCGGACGGCGAGCCGGGATCGGGGCCGGGGACGGCGTCCGCGGACGGTGCGGGCGACGACGTGGTGGTGCACGTCGTCGGGGCCGTCGTGCGGCCCGGTGTCGTCCGGCTCGCGCGCGGTGCGCGGGTGGGCGAGGCCGTCGACGCGGTCGGTGGCAGCGTCCCGGGTGCCGACCTGGCGGGTGTCAACCTGGCGCGCGTCCTCACCGACGGGGAGCAGCTGGTCGTGCCGGTCGTGGGGGCGCCGCCCCTCGCGACGGGCGGCGGTGCCGCCGCCGCCGCGGACGGGCTGGTCGACGTCAACACCGCCGACGCCGCGACGCTCGAGGACCTGCCCGGGGTGGGCCCGGTGCTGGCGGAACGCATCGTCCAGCACCGGACGGAGCACCCGTTCACCACCGTCGACGACCTCGACGACGTGACGGGGATCGGCCCCGCGCTGCTGGCCGACCTGCGGCCGCGGGTACGCGTGTGA
- a CDS encoding DegV family protein, producing the protein MSPATGRHAPRVAVVTDSTAALPPGLAAEVGVHVVPLEVSIDGARYAEGVDVTPEQLLQALARGSRVTTSQPPPSAFAAAYEQAAAEGAHAIVSVHLSGEMSGTVRSARTAATVSPVPVRVVDSRTAALGLGFAAVAAARYAATPLPDEPDDADAEDGVGGTVRRWVARTVHRTSAPRWPDAQQVAGVAASTAAGSRVWFLVDSLEHLRRGGRLGTAAAALGTVLGLRPLLTVQDGRLVVCEKVRTRRVARERLEQLALADLAGRPGARVAVHHVGPSDVADEVAARLAEAAGPAVGEVVVADAGAVLAAHVGPGLLAVVVTDA; encoded by the coding sequence CTGAGCCCCGCGACGGGTCGGCACGCGCCCCGGGTCGCTGTCGTCACCGACTCCACGGCCGCGCTGCCCCCGGGCCTGGCGGCGGAGGTCGGCGTGCACGTGGTGCCGCTCGAGGTGAGCATCGACGGCGCGCGGTACGCCGAGGGCGTCGACGTCACGCCCGAGCAGCTGCTGCAGGCGCTCGCGCGCGGGTCCCGGGTGACGACGTCGCAGCCGCCGCCCTCGGCGTTCGCGGCCGCGTACGAGCAGGCGGCCGCCGAGGGTGCCCACGCGATCGTGTCGGTCCACCTGTCCGGCGAGATGTCGGGGACGGTGCGCTCGGCGCGGACCGCGGCGACGGTCAGCCCGGTACCCGTGCGGGTGGTCGACTCGCGTACCGCTGCGCTCGGGCTCGGGTTCGCCGCGGTCGCCGCGGCGCGGTACGCGGCGACGCCGCTGCCGGACGAGCCGGACGACGCCGACGCGGAGGACGGCGTCGGCGGCACCGTCCGGCGCTGGGTGGCGCGCACGGTGCACCGGACCTCCGCCCCCCGGTGGCCGGACGCCCAGCAGGTCGCCGGCGTGGCGGCTTCGACGGCGGCGGGCAGCCGGGTGTGGTTCCTCGTCGACTCCCTGGAGCACCTGCGCCGGGGCGGACGGCTGGGGACGGCGGCCGCCGCGCTGGGCACCGTGCTGGGTCTGCGTCCGCTGCTGACGGTGCAGGACGGCCGGCTCGTGGTCTGCGAGAAGGTCCGGACCCGGCGGGTGGCCCGCGAGCGCCTGGAGCAGCTGGCGCTCGCCGACCTCGCCGGCCGGCCCGGCGCCCGGGTAGCCGTGCACCACGTGGGCCCGTCGGACGTCGCGGACGAGGTGGCCGCGCGCCTGGCGGAGGCGGCGGGTCCCGCGGTCGGCGAGGTCGTCGTGGCCGACGCGGGCGCCGTGCTCGCCGCGCACGTGGGCCCCGGTCTGCTGGCGGTCGTCGTCACCGACGCGTAG
- the leuS gene encoding leucine--tRNA ligase — translation MSDQSPNPTPDDVPFRYTAALAQEIELRWQDEWEKRGTFFTPNPVGPLTDGQGRHADPAARPFFVMDMFPYPSGAGLHIGHPLGYIATDVVGRFRRMCGDNVLHALAFDAFGLPAEQFAVQTGQHPRTTTEANIAIMQRQLRRLGLAHDPRRSFATIDPDYVRWTQWIFLQIFESWYDEDAPRPDGGTGRARPVSELVEEYAAGTRALPTDVEGVTEGATWADLDEATRRRVVDSRRLAYLSETPVNWAPGLGTVLANEEVTADGRSERGNMPVFQRSLRQWNMRITAYADRLTDDLERIDWPEKVKAMQRHWIGRSTGARVRFAVQGGEEVEVFTTRPDTLFGATFLVVSPEHPLLDEVPQAWPDGTVDTWTGGHASPVDAVADYRRQAAAKTAVERQQDAGRKTGVFTGHLAANPVNGELLPVFTADYVLMGYGTGAIMAVPGGDERDFQFAEAFGLPVVYTVDAPEGTPPGARTGDGAVINSSNDEISLDGLPVAEAKDRIVEWLAARGAGERTVTYRLRDWLFSRQRYWGEPFPIVYDQDDHPIALPASALPVDLPEVPDFSPRTYDPDDADSEPEPPLGRNPDWLYVELDLGDGPKRYRRDANTMPNWAGSCWYYLRYLDPHSDDVLVDPALEEYWMGPGHGAQPAGSTGGVDLYVGGVEHAVLHLLYARFWHKVLYDLGHVRSSEPFHKLFNQGYIQAYAYTDERGVYVPAAEVVEDESSPTGFTWDGQPVNREYGKIGKSLKNAVSPDEMYEAYGADTLRVYEMSMGPLDLSRPWETRAVVGAQRFLQRLWRNVVDETTGELVVSDDEPAVETLRLLHRTVADVRADMEGMRINTAIAKLIVLNNHLTTLDRSPRSVVEALVVMTAPVAPHVTEELWARLGHDESVVHATFPQADPQYLVEETVTCVFQVQGKVRGRAEVSPSTGEDALRELALADAGVQRALAGRDVRTVVVRAPRLVNVVPS, via the coding sequence GTGAGCGACCAGTCCCCGAACCCGACCCCCGACGACGTCCCGTTCCGCTACACCGCCGCCCTCGCGCAGGAGATCGAGCTGCGCTGGCAGGACGAGTGGGAGAAGCGCGGCACGTTCTTCACGCCCAACCCGGTGGGTCCGCTCACGGACGGCCAGGGGCGACACGCCGACCCGGCCGCGCGGCCCTTCTTCGTGATGGACATGTTCCCGTACCCGTCGGGCGCCGGGCTGCACATCGGTCACCCCCTGGGGTACATCGCCACCGACGTCGTGGGCCGGTTCCGGCGCATGTGCGGGGACAACGTGCTGCACGCTCTGGCCTTCGACGCCTTCGGGCTGCCGGCCGAGCAGTTCGCCGTGCAGACGGGCCAGCACCCGCGCACGACGACCGAGGCCAACATCGCGATCATGCAGCGCCAGCTGCGCCGGCTGGGCCTGGCGCACGACCCGCGCCGCTCGTTCGCCACGATCGACCCGGACTACGTGCGCTGGACGCAGTGGATCTTCCTGCAGATCTTCGAGTCCTGGTACGACGAGGACGCCCCGCGGCCCGACGGCGGGACGGGCCGGGCGCGCCCGGTGTCCGAGCTGGTCGAGGAGTACGCGGCGGGCACCCGTGCGCTGCCGACGGACGTCGAGGGCGTCACCGAGGGCGCGACCTGGGCCGACCTGGACGAGGCGACGCGCCGCCGCGTCGTCGACAGCCGACGCCTGGCCTACCTGTCCGAGACGCCCGTGAACTGGGCGCCCGGGCTGGGTACGGTCCTGGCGAACGAGGAGGTCACGGCCGACGGACGCTCGGAGCGCGGCAACATGCCGGTGTTCCAGCGCAGCCTGCGCCAGTGGAACATGCGGATCACGGCGTACGCCGACCGCCTGACGGACGACCTGGAGCGCATCGACTGGCCCGAGAAGGTCAAGGCCATGCAGCGGCACTGGATCGGCCGCTCGACGGGCGCGCGCGTCCGGTTCGCGGTGCAGGGCGGCGAGGAGGTCGAGGTCTTCACGACGCGGCCCGACACGCTGTTCGGCGCCACGTTCCTCGTCGTCTCGCCCGAGCACCCGCTGCTGGACGAGGTGCCGCAGGCGTGGCCCGACGGCACGGTGGACACCTGGACGGGCGGGCACGCCTCGCCGGTGGACGCCGTGGCGGACTACCGCCGGCAGGCCGCCGCCAAGACGGCCGTGGAGCGCCAGCAGGACGCGGGCCGCAAGACCGGCGTCTTCACCGGGCACCTGGCCGCGAACCCGGTGAACGGCGAGCTGCTGCCCGTGTTCACCGCGGACTACGTCCTCATGGGCTACGGCACGGGCGCGATCATGGCGGTCCCCGGCGGCGACGAGCGCGACTTCCAGTTCGCCGAGGCCTTCGGGCTGCCCGTCGTCTACACCGTCGACGCGCCCGAGGGCACCCCGCCGGGTGCGCGCACCGGTGACGGTGCGGTCATCAACTCGTCCAACGACGAGATCAGCCTGGACGGCCTGCCCGTCGCCGAGGCCAAGGACCGCATCGTGGAGTGGCTGGCCGCCCGCGGCGCGGGGGAGCGGACCGTCACCTACCGTCTGCGCGACTGGCTCTTCAGCCGCCAGCGCTACTGGGGCGAGCCCTTCCCGATCGTCTACGACCAGGACGACCACCCCATCGCGCTGCCCGCCTCGGCGCTGCCGGTCGACCTGCCGGAGGTGCCGGACTTCTCGCCGCGCACCTACGACCCGGACGACGCGGACTCCGAGCCGGAGCCGCCGCTGGGCCGCAACCCCGACTGGCTGTACGTCGAGCTGGACCTGGGCGACGGGCCGAAGCGTTACCGCCGTGACGCCAACACGATGCCCAACTGGGCCGGTTCGTGCTGGTACTACCTGCGGTACCTGGACCCGCACTCCGACGACGTCCTGGTCGACCCGGCGCTCGAGGAGTACTGGATGGGCCCCGGCCACGGCGCCCAGCCGGCCGGCTCCACGGGCGGCGTCGACCTGTACGTCGGCGGTGTCGAGCACGCCGTGCTGCACCTGCTGTACGCCCGGTTCTGGCACAAGGTCCTGTACGACCTGGGCCACGTGCGCAGCTCGGAGCCCTTCCACAAGCTCTTCAACCAGGGCTACATCCAGGCCTACGCCTACACGGACGAGCGGGGCGTGTACGTGCCGGCTGCCGAGGTCGTGGAGGACGAGTCGTCGCCCACGGGCTTCACGTGGGACGGGCAGCCCGTCAACCGCGAGTACGGCAAGATCGGCAAGTCGTTGAAGAACGCCGTGTCGCCGGACGAGATGTACGAGGCGTACGGCGCGGACACGCTGCGCGTGTACGAGATGTCGATGGGCCCGCTGGACCTGTCGCGGCCTTGGGAGACGCGTGCCGTCGTCGGGGCGCAGCGGTTCCTGCAGCGGCTGTGGCGCAACGTCGTCGACGAGACCACGGGCGAGCTCGTGGTGTCCGACGACGAGCCCGCGGTGGAGACGCTGCGCCTGCTGCACCGCACGGTCGCCGACGTGCGCGCGGACATGGAGGGCATGCGGATCAACACCGCGATCGCCAAGCTCATCGTCCTCAACAACCACCTGACGACCCTCGACCGCAGCCCGCGCTCGGTGGTCGAGGCGCTCGTCGTCATGACCGCTCCGGTGGCGCCGCACGTCACCGAGGAGCTGTGGGCGCGGCTCGGCCACGACGAGTCGGTGGTGCACGCGACGTTCCCGCAGGCCGACCCGCAGTACCTGGTCGAGGAGACCGTGACCTGCGTGTTCCAGGTGCAGGGCAAGGTGCGTGGGCGTGCGGAGGTCTCGCCGTCGACCGGTGAGGACGCGCTCCGCGAGCTCGCGCTCGCGGACGCCGGCGTGCAGCGCGCCCTCGCGGGTCGCGACGTGCGCACGGTCGTGGTGCGCGCCCCCCGGCTCGTCAACGTGGTGCCTTCCTGA
- a CDS encoding metal-dependent transcriptional regulator: protein MTQSPVPAAADLSAVTQDYLKVIWGAQEWSDAPVTTKLLAGRLGVGPSTVSETVKRLADAGLVSHRPYGAVELTAAGRAHALAMVRRHRLIETYLVERLGYGWDEVHDEAEVLEHAVSDRFVERVADLLGHPDRDPHGDPIPAADGTVHLPDARVMWEVEPGDYRVARISDADPELLRYLEGVGLVLDAPVVLDERRAVTGVVSVQVDGRPDRVELGEVAACAIWLTARH, encoded by the coding sequence GTGACGCAGAGCCCTGTCCCCGCGGCCGCCGACCTCAGCGCGGTGACCCAGGACTACCTCAAGGTCATCTGGGGGGCGCAGGAGTGGTCGGACGCCCCCGTGACGACCAAGCTCCTGGCGGGGCGCCTGGGAGTCGGACCGTCGACCGTGTCCGAGACCGTGAAGCGCCTCGCCGACGCCGGGCTCGTCTCGCACCGGCCGTACGGTGCGGTGGAGCTGACCGCGGCGGGCCGGGCGCACGCCCTGGCGATGGTGCGCCGGCACCGCCTCATCGAGACCTACCTGGTCGAGCGGCTCGGCTACGGCTGGGACGAGGTGCACGACGAGGCCGAGGTGCTCGAGCACGCCGTGAGCGACCGGTTCGTCGAGCGGGTGGCCGACCTCCTGGGCCACCCGGACCGGGACCCGCACGGCGACCCGATCCCCGCCGCCGACGGCACCGTGCACCTGCCCGACGCCCGGGTCATGTGGGAGGTCGAGCCGGGCGACTACCGGGTCGCGCGGATCTCCGACGCGGACCCGGAGCTCCTGCGGTACCTCGAGGGTGTCGGCCTGGTGCTGGACGCGCCGGTCGTGCTCGACGAACGACGCGCCGTGACGGGCGTCGTCAGCGTCCAGGTCGACGGCCGTCCGGACCGCGTGGAGCTGGGCGAGGTCGCCGCCTGCGCGATCTGGCTCACCGCGCGGCACTGA